The Rhododendron vialii isolate Sample 1 chromosome 5a, ASM3025357v1 genome contains a region encoding:
- the LOC131326618 gene encoding pectinesterase/pectinesterase inhibitor PPE8B-like gives MALFRHISISSSSYLLLLSALCLGLSFGSSDSDFLKPECLKVPTGVFASSVKSTINVVEQVASLVSKFAPAFGDFRLSNAISDCLDLLDLSADELTRTLFASQNPNGKNNGTGNLSADLTTWLSGALGNQDTCIEGFEGTNRIVQNLVAGGLNQVTSLIKDILTNVAYDAKGHRVNNDGGGHPQQGRKLVSKRDAHSYPYWFRHEDRKMLQVVNGVSADVVVAKDGTGNFTNVMDAISAAPDYNTSRFVIYIKKGVYNEYIEIGKKKWNLMMVGDGMDVTVISGNRSFIDGWTTYRSATFAVKGQGFIARDMTFENTAGPQKHQAVAFRSDSDLSALFRCAIRGYQDTLYAHSLRQFYRECQITGTVDFIFGDGKVVFQNCQILARKGLPNQKNTITAQGRKDPTEATGFSIQFCNISGEPDLLASLNSTSTYLGRPWKLYSRTVFMQSYMSNAIRPEGWLEWNGDFALDTLFYGEYMNYGPGAGIGSRVKWPGFRALNDSAQVSNFTVAQFIVGNLWLPSTGVKYTAGLVV, from the exons aTGGCTCTTTTCCGCCATatctccatctcctcctcctcctacttGTTGCTTTTATCAGCACTGTGTTTGGGCTTGTCATTCGGGAGCTCTGACTCGGATTTCTTAAAGCCAGAATGTTTGAAAGTTCCGACTGGGGTGTTTGCGAGCTCAGTCAAGTCTACAATCAATGTGGTGGAGCAGGTGGCCTCCCTTGTGTCCAAATTCGCCCCTGCATTTGGTGATTTTCGACTTTCTAATGCCATTTCCGACTGCCTTGATCTCCTCGATCTCTCTGCTGATGAATTAACCCGCACCCTCTTTGCGTCTCAGAACCCCAAcg GTAAAAATAATGGCACAGGCAATCTAAGTGCGGATCTAACGACATGGTTAAGCGGGGCACTGGGTAATCAAGATACGTGCATAGAAGGATTTGAGGGAACCAATAGGATTGTCCAGAATTTGGTGGCAGGGGGGCTCAACCAAGTCACCTCCTTAATCAAAGACATACTCACTAACGTAGCTTATGACGCCAAAGGCCACCGTGTTAATAACGATGGTGGCGGCCATCCCCAGCAGGGGAGGAAACTCGTCAGTAAGAGGGATGCCCATTCTTATCCTTACTGGTTCAGGCACGAGGATCGGAAAATGTTGCAAGTAGTAAATGGGGTGTCAGCGGATGTAGTAGTGGCTAAAGATGGGACTGGTAACTTCACCAACGTGATGGACGCAATATCAGCAGCCCCTGATTACAACACAAGCCGCTTCGTTATATACATAAAGAAAGGCGTGTACAACGAGTACATAGAGATCGGCAAGAAAAAATGGAACCTCATGATGGTCGGTGATGGAATGGACGTCACAGTTATATCTGGTAACCGAAGTTTCATTGACGGTTGGACCACCTATCGCTCTGCAACATTCG CTGTTAAAGGGCAAGGATTCATAGCGCGTGATATGACATTCGAGAATACAGCAGGCCCGCAGAAGCACCAAGCAGTTGCATTCCGATCTGACTCTGACTTATCCGCTTTATTTCGATGTGCTATAAGGGGGTATCAGGACACACTTTACGCACATTCGCTGCGCCAATTCTACAGGGAATGCCAAATCACAGGCACTGTGGATTTCATCTTTGGTGATGGCAAAGTTGTGTTCCAAAACTGCCAAATCCTAGCCAGAAAAGGtcttccaaatcaaaagaacACCATCACTGCTCAAGGCCGCAAGGACCCAACTGAAGCCACTGGCTTCTCTATACAATTCTGCAACATATCTGGGGAACCAGATTTACTAGCTTCATTGAACTCTACATCCACATACCTGGGACGGCCATGGAAGCTCTATTCGCGAACAGTGTTCATGCAATCGTACATGAGTAATGCCATTAGGCCCGAAGGGTGGCTTGAGTGGAACGGAGATTTTGCACTGGATACCCTTTTCTACGGCGAGTACATGAACTATGGGCCTGGGGCCGGAATAGGTAGCCGGGTGAAGTGGCCTGGTTTCCGTGCCTTGAATGACTCGGCTCAGGTCAGCAACTTCACTGTGGCTCAATTCATTGTGGGTAATTTGTGGTTGCCATCAACCGGTGTCAAGTACACTGCGGGGTTGGTTGTTTAA